TGGTTACCTGTTCCTCGACCGTCGGTTCTTCCACCGGTTTTGGCTCGGGTTCCGGTGGTGGTTCGGGCTGTACTTCCGCGACTTCGGGTGGCGGTGGTGGTGTCTCCTCGACTTTTTCAGGCGGTGTCGGTTCCGGTGGCTGCACCTCGGGCGGCTGTGGCACGGGTGGCGGTTCGACCGGCTGGGGCGGCTTCTGCACCGCTTCGGATTTTACCTCTTCCGCATCCTGTTGATCGGGCGTGATCTGGTTTTCCTCGACCTTGGAAGCGACCGGTTCGGGAGCCAGCTCAATCATGATCGCAGCGGGCGGAGCACCGTCGGCCAACGGCTCTTCCGGCTGTTGCAGCATCAGCGCCACGGCACCGGCATGGGCGGCAAACACCAGGGTTCCGGCTGTACACCAGAGCAGCCAATCGAGGGCGGAACTGCGCCGCCCTGTCGGGTCCGCTTGCCTGCTCATTGGCCGTTGGTATCCTCTGCGGGCGGCGTAATGCTGGTCGCCTGCGGCAATGTTTCCACCCCAACCAGGGCGATCTTCAGATAGCCTGCGTCGCGCAGCAGGTTCATCACCGTCATGAATTCGCCGTAGCCGACATTCTTATCGGCGCGCAGGAAAATCCGCGTGTCTTTATTGCCCTTGGAGACCTGTTCCAGCACGGTCGGCAGCCTGTCGCGGCTGACCGTGTCATTGCCAAGCGCCAGGCTGAGATCCTGTTTCAGGGTGAGATAGACCGGTTCATCCGGCCGTTTCGCCGGTGCGGCGCTGGACGCGGGGAGATCGACATTGACATCGACCGTCGCCAGCGGCGCCGCCACCATGAAGATGATCAGCAGAACCAGCATGACATCGATGAAGGGCGTGACATTGATCTCGTGGTTTTCAACCAGATCGTCGCTCGAATTTTCGCGGATACCTCCAGCCATCGGATTACTCCGTCACCACCTTGAGGCGGGCGGCGCGCACATCGGCCGGCACCTTGCGGAAATCGAGATCCCGGCTGACCAGCCGCTCCACCGCTGTTGCCGCATCCAGCAATTGCTGGCGATAGCCGGTCACCGCGCGGGCAAACACGTTATAGATCACCACGGCGGGAATGGCGGCAACCAAGCCGATGGCCGTGGCCAGCAGCGCTTCGGCGATACCAGGCGCGACGACGGCAAGATTGGTGGTCTGCGACTGCGAAATGCCAATGAAGGAATTCATGATGCCCCAGACGGTGCCGAACAGACCGACAAAGGGACCGATCGAGCCGATGGTGGCAAGAATGCCGGTTCCGGCGGTCATCCGGCGTCCGGCGCGCGATTCGATCCGCGACAGAGCCGAGCTCACTCGTTCCTTGACGCCGTCATTGCCAGCATAATCGAGCGCTGGCTCTGATAGTTTCAACTCGCGTGCAGCGATCAGCAGCATGTCCGGCACGGTGCCGCGCCGCTTCTGCAATGCGCCTGCCGCTTGCGAGAGGGATCGCGCCTCTTGCAACACAGCCAGACCGCGCCGCAGCCTCGCCTTTGAGCCGGAGAGTTGAAGGGTTTTGACAAGCAGGATGGTCCAGGTTGCAACGGAGGCAAGGCCAAGGGCAATCATCACTGACTTCACGACCCAATCGGCGGCCATGAACATGCCAACAGGAGAAAGATCGTGGGGAATGTCGGAGCGCTGCACTGCGGCGGGAGCCTCCACTGCGACGCCTTCCGTGGGGGAGGGTGCCGGATCTGGCGTGCCGTTTTCCGCTGGTGGGGCTGTTAAATTGGTGGGTGCCGCAGGCGCCTCTTGTACCGGCGTTTGCGCAGGCATGGCTGGGGCTGGTTCGCTTGTGGTTTGGGCGGGTGCCGTCCCTTGCTGGGCCAAGGCGGCGGACGAACTCATCAGCGTGCCGGTTATCAGCAGACCCGAGCCAATAACCACGGTCATGCTCACGCGAGCGAGCGAAGAGGAGCGACGATACGCCATCAAACAACCTTCCGATCAAAATCCATTGCCAGCATGTCTCGCGCATGGCGGGGCCGTGCCTTTAATTGTTTGTCGATATTAAAGTTGAGTGATGTTTTCAAGTATAATCTTGCCAAGGATGCATTTTCCCTGAGCTTGCCAGGGAAAAGTGGCTCCCGGTTTTCCCGATCAGCGGGCATGGAGCATGGCGGATTGTTGCCTGCGAAGACCGTGGAAAATTGCCTTGCCCGGTGTCGCCCATTGCCAATGAAGGAACATTTTCAGTTGCTTGCCGTTCTCCTGCCGATAATTCTTTCAAGGAGCCTGTCATGCTGCACTGGATTTTGATTTTTCTGCTGATTGCTGCCGTTGCCAGCCTTCTGGGCTTTCGGGGCGTGGCGGGCGCCTCTGCCGGTATTGCGAAAATCCTGATCTTTATCGTGTTGGTAATCTTCATCATCGCCTTGGTCAGCGGCATTGTCATCGTCGCATAAAATACAGGTATTACAATAGACTTGCCTTATCCTGCGTCCTTCGGCGTGGGAGAAGATGCCCGTTCCTTGCCCCCCAAGGCGGGCGAAGCCGAAGTCCGCCGGATCTCCAGCTGACGGACTTCGGTTTCTTTATGAGAAACGGCAGATAGTGTATCGATTGATCTCAACAAAAATGCCGCTCATATAAATGGACGGCGCATGACGCCATCGGGCGTCCAGTTTGCGGCAGCCTGAAGACCGGCGCTGTCGAGGATCTCGCACCCACGGTCCAGCCAGCGGATCAGGCCACGGGCGGTCAGCTTTTTCAATGTCTTGTTGGTGTGAACGATCGAAAGGCCGAGCGTGTCGGCAACATGGACCTGGGTGATTGGCAAATAGGGTTTCTCCGCGTCGATGAGCCCAGCCACCCGGCCGCGATCATCCAGGAAAGCCAGCAGATAGGCAGCGCGTTCCAGTGCGGTGCGCCGGCCAATGCTGATCAGATGATCGTCCAGCATGCTTTCTTCGCGTGACGCAATCCAGGTCAGGTCGTAGCCAAGGCCTGGATGTTTTTCGAAAAGAGAAAAAAGCCGCTCTCGCTCAAAGACGCAGAGCCGCATGGGTGTCAGCGCTTCGACGGAATGGGCCATTTCATCAAAAACCGCGCCCTGCAAACCGATCATATCACCCGGAACCACGTAATTCAGAATCTGCCTGCGACCATCCTCGAGGATTTTATAGCGAAATCCCCAGCCGGTCAGGGTTGTGTAAAGATGGGCGCTATGGCTGCCTTCAACAAGGATTGTCGTCCCCGCGTCAGCATGAAATTCACCCTTTCGGAACGCGCGAACGAACTCAAGTTCGCCGGGTGTAAACTCCCGGAAATGATCGTTGAGGCGGATGGGGCAGACCAGACAGGCCGTGTGAATTCCGTTCTTGAGCCGTTCTCCATGTCTTGCCGGTTCCTCTGGCATTCCGCCTCCTTATTTGCTTTTATTTTCAGTAAAGTATCAGGTGGAGCAAATGTTCCTGATTGAGGAGGGGTGACATGTCTTTTTTAAATGACCCGAAGCGATGAAGCACCGATAAGGGCTTTTAAGCAAAAAGGTTAATCAATGACTGAAAAACCGCTGCATGTACTCGTTGCTGAAAAGCAGGCCTTGATCGCGATCGAGATCGAGGTCGTGCTCACGGAAGTGGCAGGCGGCAAAATCACCGTTTGCCTCCCTCGCGATATGCCATTGAGATTGAGCGAAGCCCGCTATGATGTGGTGCTGATCGATGCGACCATCATGCCGGAGCAGAACCGTACGCGGTTCGATCTTATTCGAAGTCATAATGCCGGAGTGGTGTTTCTGACCTCCTTCGACGAGGTGCCTGGGTTTAGCCAGCCAGAACCTGGCTTTGCGCTCCTGACAAAGCCGTTTGACGAGCAACGGTTGCTGGCTGCGGTATTCGAAGCAGCAGCCAATCGAGATCCTATGGGTGCTGGTTTAGAGACAAAGATCGAGGGGAATGGCGCCGATCAGGGGCCAAGTACATGACAAGCAAATCTTCCGGTCGGCGCGACCCGCACGCTGACCGGAAGATGTCATTATACCGCGAATGCGCGTTTCGTTACCGCAGCGTCATGGGCGTCGGGTCCGAAATCACCTTCTCCGCTCACACCAAGAATCTCCTGCAGGCGGTTTCGCGCCCGGTTGATCCGGCTCTTGATGGTGCCGACGGCGCAACCGCAAATTTCCGCCGCTTCCTCATAGGCGAAACCGGAGGCACCCACCAGAATAATGGCTTCGCGCTGGTCGCTCGGCAGTTGATCGAGCGCCTTTTTGAAGTCCTGAAGGTCGAGCGAACCGTATTGCTGAGGATGAACAGCCAGCTGTGAGGTGAAAATGCCGTCAGGGTCCGAGACCTCGCGGCCGCGCTTGCGCATTTGCGAATAGAATTCGTTGCGCAGAATGGTGAACAACCAGGCTTTCATATTGGTGCCCGGTTCGAAATGATCCTGCTTTGCCCAGGCTTTCATGATCGTATCCTGGACAAGATCGTCCGCAACGTGGTGCCGCCCGGCCAGCGACACGGCAAACGCACGTAGATTGGGCAGGGCAGCCAGCATATCTCTCTTGAAGCCGCGATCATCCGATTGCTTTTCAAGGGTCATCGAGCAGTGTCCTTCCTGTCGCACTGTTTCCCCGCATTTTGTTCGGCGGCATCCAGACGCTCAAGCAAGTCCATGAAACGGTCCGGAATTCCCTCCTCCTGGACGGAATCATAGAATTGCCGGAGCTTGCTGCTGATCGTGCCGTGTGCCTCAGCCGGGATTCCCCCGGTTCCGTCCTCTCCTGCGTCACGATGATTATGCTGGTTGTTCATGATGTCTCTGACGGTTGATTTTAATGTCAGGCTTAACGGACCATATCTGAGAAGGTTCCGCTTCTCCCCGCATATTTTTTCTCCGGGTTCGTCTCTAGCGTCAGACATGAGGCAAGGAGGAAATTATGCTGAAAATATAACGTGTTAAATTGAAATGTCGCATATCGAGAACAAGATGTCGAGTGACAGCATTTCATCAAATTAAGGTGAAATGATAACGGTCCTCAATTGCCGGCTGTCGACGACAGCGATCTATGCACCCAGCTCGGTGTGCTGCGCTTTGGGCGGGCAAGACATTATCGAGAAGATCCAGACTGTCGCTAACCGGTTTGCGACAAAAAGTAACGTCTTGACGAGGTGGATGGAACTTTGGCCCCAGATTTTCGTTTCTAAATCAGTTGATAACGGAGTTCAAATCCATGCTGTATTATTCTCTCGTCTTTCTCGTCGTCGCTCTTATCGCCGCCGCATTGGGTTTTGGTGGTATTGCTGGCGCTTCGGCCGGTATTGCAAAGATCCTGTTCTTTGTCTTCATCGTGCTCTTCCTGATTTCGCTGGTGAGCCGTCTGTTCAGGCGCGCCTGATCCCTGCAAACTGGTAACAACGATAGGGCCCGGCAAATTGCCGGGCCCTATCGCGTTTTATCACCGGCCGGACGCACAGTGAGTGTGAAAAAGCTCACAATGCCCTCGGGTGTCCAGGGGCTTATGGATATCTGGAAGACTTTAGAAGCGGTTATTGTCCAAGGCCACAGCCTGCACTTGTCTTTGAGAACCGCCCTGGCTTTTCAACGCTTGCAGTTCGCGCGCCCCCATGATGGAGCGAATGCCGGTTTTTCCTGCAAGCAGGCTGGGTGCGACGGGAACACAATCCCCATACATCTTCAGGGCATAACCTTCCAGACGACGCAATTTCTCCGGCAGATCTGCCCGGCACAGGTTTGCATCGGCATAGTCGATCACGGCGACAGGCCGGTCTATGCAATCCGTTCGTTCGGGATGACAAGCAACAATCACCATTATTGCCGCAAAGCTCATCATGGCCAATCTCCTTACCCTCAAAAGGGTAACGGCCTTGCTATTCGCTTGTTCCTGATGGGGCTGGCGGGAGAAGGGCAACATGGGCATGCTGTCGCCAAAATATCACAGTGATCAGCTGCGCATACCCGGGGAACCCGATGGTTCCCCGGTGCAGGTCGATTTCAGAAGCCGGCGTTATGCGTGGCCCCATGAATGAGGTCGTGGATATATTGAAGTTTCACCAAGACGGGTTCCGACAGCACGAAGGGATAGAGATCCGGCTGGCCCATGCTGCGGTTGATACTGTTGACGGCGACAGTCAGCGGGACCCATGCATCGATCAGGGCTCTGACGCCATCCACTCTATAGGGGTCGAAATCGACTTTCACGGTGAGGTTTTGTTCATCGATGATCGGACGGGTGCGCAGGCCGAACGCGTAGGCCGTTTCCAGGGCATCGACAATATGGATGTAGTGAGCCCAGGTTTCGGCGAAATCTTCCCAGGGGTGGCTGGCGGCATAGGCGCTGATGAAGCTGCCCTCCCAACCCGGAACCGGTCCATTGGCATAATGCCGTTGCAGGGCTTCGCCATAATCTTCTTCGTCATTGCCGAAAATTACCCGGCATTGCTCGAGTTGGTTGCCGTCGCGCACCAGGACATTCCAGTAGTAATGACCCACTTCGTGGCGGAAATGGCCGATCAGGGTTCGAAACGGTTCGCCCAGCGCGACACGCCTTGCTTCGCGCTCCGCATCGGAACCCTCGGCGATATTCAGGGTGATCAGGCCGGAATCATGGCCGGTCATGACGGGCTGGCCGCCGGTGCGGGCTGAATCGTCTTCCAGGAACTCGAAGGCCAGTCCGTCCGGGGTCGCTTCGGTGCGCGTGACCAAAGGCAGGCCGAAGCGCTGGAGCGAATAAAACAGCACGTGTTTGGCATTTTCGATTTTGCGCCAGTTTTCGAGATTGTCGTTGCTGGAGAGATCAGGAATAACCAGATTATGGCGGCAGGCGAGGCAAAATTCCTCACCGTCCTCGACCAGCCAGTTGCAAGCGTCATGGCGCGCATTGGCGCAGAGCCGGATAAAGCCCTGCTGCGGCACGCCATCGATCAGCGCGGCATTGCTGGAATCAATGGCGATAAACCCGTTATCGGATGGGCGAAAACCCAACAGGGAATGGCATGACAAGCATTGGGTGTTATCGAAGAACACCATGTTTCTGCAATTGGAACAATTAAAGAGGCGCATCAGGGCTCCATGGCTCGCTCCTGCACAGTCGCTCGCAAACCGGAATAGTGTTGCGACAGGATTATGCAGCAGGTTTGAATTGTCTCGCAAGTGGACTTGCATCGTTTCCGACGCACCGTATTGCGGCGGGGTGCAGTGTCGCGGCGTGTAAACGCATTCGCATACACAAAGTCCGCACTCACGAAAGCCCGCACCCACAAAAGATTGGCGAGAGGAATAGGTTCCCTGCTCAGGGATTGTAGCGTGAAATACAGTTATTCATGCAGTTCGACTGGAAATGTCAGCTCATAATAGACGCTTTCCTTATCGAACCGGTGGACGACATGGCCGTTGACGGAAGCGGGCACAACACGTTCGAGCACCGTGCTGCCAAATCGTCCCCTGGCGCGTTCCAGATCCTCGCCAGACAGTGTTTCAATCGGCTCGTTCCAGGTCACCCGGATTTCCTCGCCATTGCGTGTCCATTGCTGATGACAGGCGACCTCGATTTTCTTGCGTTGGCTGATGAAATCGCCGTGGCTGACCGCGTTGACGATCAGCTCATGAAGGGCAAGCCCGATATGCAGGGAAGCATTGGGCGACAGCAGAACATTGTCACCGGACACCTGAACGAGATTTGCCGTTTCCGGCACGTATTTTTCCAATTGCTGGCGGACCAGATCCTGAAAATAAGCGCCGCGCCAACTGGAATCGGTAATCAGGTCCTGCGACATCGACAGTGCATGCAGCCTGCCGCGAAACTTGCCCAGAAACTGGTCTAGCGTCCCGGAATAACGGGCTGTCTGAAAAGCGATGCTTTGAATGATCGCCAGCAGGTTTTTCGAACGGTGGCTGACCTCACGCAAAAGCGCGCGTAATAGGCGTTCGCGGCGCTTTTCTTCGGTCCGGTCCACCAGGATCGTCATCATGCAGACCTCTTCCGGGCTGATGCGGATCATCCGGCAGCGAAATTCAAACACTGTATCGTCGCCCGGTTCGACATTCAGTTCCGCACCCTGGTCCGCCTCCACCAGCCCGGCTTTCAATTCCCGCAACTGGGCGCCAATTTCGGGTCCGAAAATCGAATCGTCACTGGGTTCTTCGCCATGGGCAAGCGGCCAACGCTGGGGCAGGGATGTAATGCAGATATAGCGCCCGTCCATGTCCTGAAGGGTCAGGCTTGCGCCAATATCCAGCAGGGCCGTGATAAAGAACTCACGCAAGGGCCTGTCAGCACGCTGCGGTTCGAACCATGTCAACCGATTTACCAAGTGCTTCTCTCCAGCGGCGGTAGCCCTCTTTCAAGGGCGCGCGGCATCCATGCGCCTGCATAGTTTCACCAACATCGCAATGACGATCCGTTTTATCCGGCGCCTCGTGCTTCGACGCTATCTCTTCATTGACTGCGATGCCAAACCGAACCGGTCCACAATCGCATGGTCCAGCCGTCAGGCATCCTGTTTGGCATGTTCGTTGAAGAACAGTGCCTGGCTGATCAGTGCCTTGACCATATCGGGATTGAACGGCTTGGTGACGAGAAACGCAGGTTCCGGCCGCTCGCCGGTCAGCAAACGTTCCGGGAAGGCGGTAATGAAGATCACCGGTACGGTATCCACCTTCAGGATATCATTGATGGCGTCGATGCCGGAGCTTCCATCGGCTAGCTGGATGTCGGCAAGTACCATTTTCGGGTTGGTCCGGCCGTAAAGCTCAACGGCTTCCTTGTGGGTCCGGGCAATGCCGGTGACGCGATGACCGAGATCTTCCACCATCTGCTCAATATCGAGCGCGATCAGCGGTTCGTCTTCGATGATCATGATATCGGTTGCCACCTGGCGGGAGATTTCCACGGCGGCCTGGTTGAACAGACCCCGGAAGTCGCTGTCGCTGACGCCGAGCACTTCCGCAGCTTCCTCATAGGTAAAGCCTTCGACTGAGATCAGCAGGAAGGCGTGGCGCTCACGCGGAGGAACGGCCAACAGATTAGACGCGGCCCGTTTTTCCCAGGCAAAAGGCGAGGTCATTGGCCGGATTTCGACATGGGTCGAGCCAAAAATCGTGACAAACAGTTTATAAAGCGAAACCCGATCACTGCTGGCTTCGGGATAGACCGAAAGATCGGCGATCAGAGCCTCCAGAACAGCGGCGACATAGGCGTCGCCCGATGTCTGCGAGCCCGTGACAGCTCGGGCATATCGCCTCAAATAAGGAATATGAGCAGCGACGCGGGTGGTAAGGGACATTCAGCTTCTCCAGTTTGCACGAATGCAGCATAAACTCGCTAGCAAACGCGGGGATCCAAAAAAAGTTCCAAATTTCGTCCGGCTATTTGCCCGATCCGTGCGGGGTGCCGGTCGATATCGATCCATTCTATCCGCTTCATGCCCTGCACTTATATTATCGTGCAAAGAGACCGATGTGTCCCCGTCTCCAAGAGATCGCAATATATCAAATCTGTCAAAGGCTTGAGATATTTGCAAAGGGTATGACGAGCGATCTTCGATGATTTTCGTCTTTATGGGCAAGGCAAACCACTGTCGCGAGACTGGGAAAAGAATGGGCAGGCGTTAAAATCAGATGATGCTCACGAGCTTATGCCAGTGGACCGGTGAAGTTCAAGACGCAAATCCTGCGGCAATCCTTTCCTGCCAAAATCATTGAAGGCTTTTCGGTCACTAGGGATAAAAGGGTTTTGATTCGACCAACAACCCCTGGATTTCTAGAATTGCTATAGATATCCACAGTGGTTTAAACAAGCAGCGATATTCATTCTGATGTTCAGGGTCAATGCATCGGATGCAGTTGATTTATATGTTCGAATGTTCGGATCTCTATTTGACAAAGATCAAGAAAGTCATACCCGGCATTGTGCTATTATCTTGTTTGTAACCGTCTTGGATACAAAAAACCAGGATTGCTCTTGCTGCGATCTATTTCTTGATAGAATGCATATCATATAACAAGCTCCCTCTCCAGGCCGCAGGCATTGACATCATGTCCGAAAAAAAGTCCTCGAAATCCGTCAAAGCTCCGGCAAAGCAGAGCCAGGCCAATGCCATGATCGCGGCGCGTTTGAAAACCTATTACGATGAGCTTGTCGAGGAGGGGACCCCGGATCACTTTCTGGACCTGCTGGAGAGGCTCGATGCTGCCGAGCAGGCGGCGAAGTCCAAGTCGGATAAAGCCTGAAACCGGTGTTTACGACACACGAGGTGACGGGAAATATAGAAAAAGCGTCATGTGTTTTGCAAATCACATGACGCTTTTGTTGTTCAAACCGGTCTTTTCGGTGAAACTGGCTCCGGCATTTTTCTGAAAATGCTCTTATGAAGCGATAATCGCCCGCAGCATCCACAATGCTTTTTCGTGGAAGGTCAGTCGCGCTGTCAGCATGTCTGATGTAACCAGATCGCCAGCTTCGTCGGCAGCCTCGCCGACCTCGCGCATCTGGCGCACGGCAGCCTCGTGGTCTGCGATCAGATCTTTGACCATGTCGATGGCGGCGTGATGCTGGGTCTCGCCAGTCTTTGGCGCGAAATTGCTGCTGCTTTGCAGGTTGACTGGGGCAAGATGCCCGAGGGCACGAATACGCTCGGCAATAATGTCGACGGCGGCAAACAGCGTGTTGTAATGCTCTTCCGTCAGTTCGTGGATCGGCTTGAACAGCGGACCAACCACATTCCAGTGATAGACCTGGGTCTTGATTGTCAGCGCATAAGTGGCTGCCAGGATTTTGGAGAGATCCTTGGACGCCTGCTCGCGGTATTTGTCTTCGAGACCGATGCTGATTTTTTCGTCGCGGGCTCTGGGCTTCAATACTTCTGCAACTTTGGCCATGGATTTGGTCCTTTCGGTTAAAAACAAGGCGACAAAGAACACCGCCGAAACAGGGCTCCGTCGTCGGTTGAGGTTATGACTGCACTTAACAACTGTTATTGGATTTGCCGTTACTTACGGCCGATCCCTTGGCTGCGCGCAAACAGATAGGCCAGCATGCCGACCGCCGCGACCCCGACGATCGGGTTGACCTTCAGCATTCCGGGCAAGCGTCCCATCAGGCCCATGGTCAGTGGATCGGTCGCTGCCAGCGTCGCGGTTTGAAGAAATGCCCGCCTGCGCGCCTCACGGCGATTGATGATGGAGACGACCGCTAGCGTGATCAGACCGATCAACACCGCGACGCCTGCAATCACCAGCCCGGCCGGACCTGCACCGATTTCAGCTGCCAGGAAGATCCAGCCGGACACGATGGCTGCGACGATGGCAATCAGAAAACAAAATCCGGCGATAGCGCCAGCGATGGCGTTGCGCCGAGCCTTGTCGATCCTGGGTTTCACGCCTTCTGCGGCCACCAGTGTCAGACGTGTGAGCAAACCGAACATTGATTAGCGCCGCGACAGCAGAGCGAAAATGAAGCCCAGACCAGCGGCAACCGCGACCGACTGCAAAGGCTTTGCCCGAATTTTATCTTCCAGATCCTGTTCAAGCGCGGAAACGCTGCTGCGTGCGGAGCTGATCGCATCCGATGCCTTG
The nucleotide sequence above comes from Agrobacterium vitis. Encoded proteins:
- the exbB gene encoding tonB-system energizer ExbB gives rise to the protein MAYRRSSSLARVSMTVVIGSGLLITGTLMSSSAALAQQGTAPAQTTSEPAPAMPAQTPVQEAPAAPTNLTAPPAENGTPDPAPSPTEGVAVEAPAAVQRSDIPHDLSPVGMFMAADWVVKSVMIALGLASVATWTILLVKTLQLSGSKARLRRGLAVLQEARSLSQAAGALQKRRGTVPDMLLIAARELKLSEPALDYAGNDGVKERVSSALSRIESRAGRRMTAGTGILATIGSIGPFVGLFGTVWGIMNSFIGISQSQTTNLAVVAPGIAEALLATAIGLVAAIPAVVIYNVFARAVTGYRQQLLDAATAVERLVSRDLDFRKVPADVRAARLKVVTE
- a CDS encoding putative zinc-binding metallopeptidase, which gives rise to MRLFNCSNCRNMVFFDNTQCLSCHSLLGFRPSDNGFIAIDSSNAALIDGVPQQGFIRLCANARHDACNWLVEDGEEFCLACRHNLVIPDLSSNDNLENWRKIENAKHVLFYSLQRFGLPLVTRTEATPDGLAFEFLEDDSARTGGQPVMTGHDSGLITLNIAEGSDAEREARRVALGEPFRTLIGHFRHEVGHYYWNVLVRDGNQLEQCRVIFGNDEEDYGEALQRHYANGPVPGWEGSFISAYAASHPWEDFAETWAHYIHIVDALETAYAFGLRTRPIIDEQNLTVKVDFDPYRVDGVRALIDAWVPLTVAVNSINRSMGQPDLYPFVLSEPVLVKLQYIHDLIHGATHNAGF
- a CDS encoding DUF1328 domain-containing protein — translated: MLHWILIFLLIAAVASLLGFRGVAGASAGIAKILIFIVLVIFIIALVSGIVIVA
- a CDS encoding DUF1328 domain-containing protein, with protein sequence MLYYSLVFLVVALIAAALGFGGIAGASAGIAKILFFVFIVLFLISLVSRLFRRA
- a CDS encoding RNA polymerase sigma factor, which codes for MTLEKQSDDRGFKRDMLAALPNLRAFAVSLAGRHHVADDLVQDTIMKAWAKQDHFEPGTNMKAWLFTILRNEFYSQMRKRGREVSDPDGIFTSQLAVHPQQYGSLDLQDFKKALDQLPSDQREAIILVGASGFAYEEAAEICGCAVGTIKSRINRARNRLQEILGVSGEGDFGPDAHDAAVTKRAFAV
- a CDS encoding Dps family protein, with the protein product MAKVAEVLKPRARDEKISIGLEDKYREQASKDLSKILAATYALTIKTQVYHWNVVGPLFKPIHELTEEHYNTLFAAVDIIAERIRALGHLAPVNLQSSSNFAPKTGETQHHAAIDMVKDLIADHEAAVRQMREVGEAADEAGDLVTSDMLTARLTFHEKALWMLRAIIAS
- a CDS encoding NepR family anti-sigma factor — its product is MSEKKSSKSVKAPAKQSQANAMIAARLKTYYDELVEEGTPDHFLDLLERLDAAEQAAKSKSDKA
- a CDS encoding sensor histidine kinase, with the translated sequence MVNRLTWFEPQRADRPLREFFITALLDIGASLTLQDMDGRYICITSLPQRWPLAHGEEPSDDSIFGPEIGAQLRELKAGLVEADQGAELNVEPGDDTVFEFRCRMIRISPEEVCMMTILVDRTEEKRRERLLRALLREVSHRSKNLLAIIQSIAFQTARYSGTLDQFLGKFRGRLHALSMSQDLITDSSWRGAYFQDLVRQQLEKYVPETANLVQVSGDNVLLSPNASLHIGLALHELIVNAVSHGDFISQRKKIEVACHQQWTRNGEEIRVTWNEPIETLSGEDLERARGRFGSTVLERVVPASVNGHVVHRFDKESVYYELTFPVELHE
- a CDS encoding Crp/Fnr family transcriptional regulator, with the translated sequence MPEEPARHGERLKNGIHTACLVCPIRLNDHFREFTPGELEFVRAFRKGEFHADAGTTILVEGSHSAHLYTTLTGWGFRYKILEDGRRQILNYVVPGDMIGLQGAVFDEMAHSVEALTPMRLCVFERERLFSLFEKHPGLGYDLTWIASREESMLDDHLISIGRRTALERAAYLLAFLDDRGRVAGLIDAEKPYLPITQVHVADTLGLSIVHTNKTLKKLTARGLIRWLDRGCEILDSAGLQAAANWTPDGVMRRPFI
- a CDS encoding NepR family anti-sigma factor → MNNQHNHRDAGEDGTGGIPAEAHGTISSKLRQFYDSVQEEGIPDRFMDLLERLDAAEQNAGKQCDRKDTAR
- a CDS encoding response regulator is translated as MSLTTRVAAHIPYLRRYARAVTGSQTSGDAYVAAVLEALIADLSVYPEASSDRVSLYKLFVTIFGSTHVEIRPMTSPFAWEKRAASNLLAVPPRERHAFLLISVEGFTYEEAAEVLGVSDSDFRGLFNQAAVEISRQVATDIMIIEDEPLIALDIEQMVEDLGHRVTGIARTHKEAVELYGRTNPKMVLADIQLADGSSGIDAINDILKVDTVPVIFITAFPERLLTGERPEPAFLVTKPFNPDMVKALISQALFFNEHAKQDA
- the exbD gene encoding TonB system transport protein ExbD, yielding MAGGIRENSSDDLVENHEINVTPFIDVMLVLLIIFMVAAPLATVDVNVDLPASSAAPAKRPDEPVYLTLKQDLSLALGNDTVSRDRLPTVLEQVSKGNKDTRIFLRADKNVGYGEFMTVMNLLRDAGYLKIALVGVETLPQATSITPPAEDTNGQ